In Candidatus Bathyarchaeota archaeon, the following are encoded in one genomic region:
- a CDS encoding site-specific DNA-methyltransferase: protein MNKCKGYRTMKENSVTNSKPVILQGDCLHYFKNGSIKDIYLTFFDPPYNQGKDYEYFDDDQKPEEYWTWIKKVLEGTYNATVNGGAIYFMQREKNAEFILRSLRETKWAYQNTMIWRKQTSAVPGRYRFGKSYQVIAFATKGRKPRVFNRLRIDPPLPPHYKYKRKNGMYATDIWADIKELTSGYFAGKEPLRDKTGNRIHKQQSPVALLIRVILSSSLPGDIVFDPMAGTGTTLVTAYQLRRKSVGIEIDPSHVNLIKKRLEKIRPADDVSKYYRDYQFTPDLDNIWGTNGKKQHKSLV, encoded by the coding sequence TTGAATAAATGCAAGGGCTATAGAACTATGAAAGAGAATTCGGTCACAAATAGTAAGCCGGTGATCTTGCAAGGGGATTGCCTACACTATTTCAAAAATGGCTCAATCAAGGACATATATCTTACTTTTTTTGATCCTCCGTATAACCAGGGTAAGGATTATGAATATTTTGATGATGACCAGAAACCCGAGGAATATTGGACTTGGATCAAAAAGGTTCTTGAAGGAACATATAACGCGACTGTAAACGGTGGAGCAATTTATTTCATGCAAAGAGAGAAAAACGCCGAGTTTATTTTACGTTCTTTACGGGAAACAAAATGGGCTTATCAGAATACAATGATTTGGAGGAAACAGACTTCTGCAGTACCTGGTAGATACAGATTTGGCAAAAGCTATCAAGTAATAGCATTTGCAACAAAAGGTAGAAAACCTAGAGTATTTAACCGGCTGCGGATAGACCCCCCTCTTCCACCTCACTATAAGTACAAGAGAAAAAACGGAATGTATGCTACTGACATATGGGCTGATATCAAAGAATTAACTAGCGGCTATTTTGCAGGTAAAGAACCTCTTAGAGACAAGACAGGAAACAGAATACATAAGCAGCAATCACCTGTCGCTCTTTTGATAAGAGTAATTCTATCATCTTCCCTTCCTGGCGATATAGTTTTCGATCCCATGGCAGGAACGGGTACAACCTTGGTAACAGCCTACCAGTTAAGAAGGAAATCAGTTGGCATTGAAATAGATCCTAGTCATGTAAATTTAATCAAGAAACGGCTGGAAAAAATTAGACCTGCTGATGACGTTTCGAAATATTATCGAGACTACCAATTTACGCCTGATCTGGATAATATTTGGGGAACCAACGGAAAAAAGCAGCATAAGTCGCTAGTCTAG
- a CDS encoding inositol-3-phosphate synthase, with translation MEIRVAIAGVGNCASALIQGVEYYKNAREDTKVPGLMHVNFGGYHVRSIKFVAAFEVNQQKIGKDLADAIWAEPNVCAKFTDVPQLGVKVIPGPALDGVAPHMKTPFHAYDSEKVEASDIAQVLADTRVDMLVNFIPVGSHNATFHYAQACLDARCAFVNCIPEFVASDKAWGKRFEGKGLPVAGDDIKSQLGATILHRNLVRLCVDRGIKIEETYQLNLGGNTDFLNMTVEDRLKTKRISKTEAVTSLVPYEVPTRIGPSDYVPFLKDKKICYLYVKGRKFGDQPVTLRAKLEVEDSPNSAGVTIDVIRAVKLAQDRGIAGPLVSISSYAFKHPPVQVPDDLARQWVEDFITGKRDK, from the coding sequence ATGGAAATTAGAGTTGCAATAGCAGGGGTTGGAAATTGTGCTTCAGCCCTCATCCAAGGTGTCGAATACTATAAAAACGCCAGAGAAGACACGAAGGTTCCAGGATTAATGCATGTCAATTTCGGGGGCTATCATGTTCGAAGCATAAAGTTCGTAGCTGCCTTCGAAGTTAACCAGCAGAAGATTGGTAAAGACTTGGCTGACGCCATATGGGCTGAGCCAAATGTCTGTGCAAAGTTTACTGATGTCCCCCAGCTAGGAGTAAAAGTGATTCCTGGGCCTGCTCTTGATGGGGTGGCGCCTCACATGAAGACACCATTCCATGCTTATGACAGTGAGAAGGTTGAGGCTTCTGACATTGCACAAGTTCTTGCAGACACTAGGGTGGACATGCTAGTTAATTTTATTCCAGTAGGAAGTCACAACGCAACGTTTCACTATGCTCAGGCGTGTCTTGATGCGAGATGCGCCTTCGTTAACTGCATTCCGGAATTCGTTGCCTCAGATAAAGCATGGGGCAAAAGGTTTGAAGGAAAGGGCCTGCCTGTTGCGGGCGACGACATTAAGAGCCAGCTTGGCGCCACAATTTTGCATCGGAATTTGGTGAGGCTGTGTGTTGATAGGGGGATTAAAATTGAGGAAACTTATCAGCTCAACCTCGGTGGCAACACGGATTTCTTGAATATGACGGTGGAGGATAGGTTGAAGACGAAGCGTATAAGCAAGACTGAGGCTGTTACTAGTCTTGTGCCTTATGAAGTACCGACGCGCATCGGTCCTTCTGACTATGTGCCTTTTCTTAAGGATAAGAAAATATGCTACTTATATGTTAAAGGGCGAAAGTTTGGCGATCAACCAGTTACGCTGAGAGCGAAGTTGGAGGTTGAGGATTCACCTAACAGCGCAGGAGTAACTATAGATGTTATAAGGGCTGTGAAGCTGGCGCAAGATAGAGGAATCGCAGGTCCTCTTGTCAGTATTTCTTCTTATGCGTTCAAGCATCCTCCAGTGCAGGTTCCAGACGACTTGGCAAGACAGTGGGTAGAAGACTTCATTACAGGAAAGCGAGATAAATAG